The Maniola hyperantus chromosome 12, iAphHyp1.2, whole genome shotgun sequence genome has a segment encoding these proteins:
- the LOC117987220 gene encoding zinc finger protein 84-like has product MRTHMLASQAEASLSTDSAKTIVGASSQIKHPTNKDKIVQRTMMMENSTNHNTTSALNIQGCPNIKIVNDITHTNPQDIDNRSSGDYYNYTTTKSHNNTHGSLFVRLHFNESGDEPHSCNFCRKIFATKYHLTTHMKTHTVTKVHSCNLCQKQFAQKYDLTTHLKTHTVIKPHSCKFCQKQFAQKYDLTVHMMTHTGEKPFSCNICYRKFGYKHCLIIHMRTHTGEKPYTCNFCKREFAHKQNLTTHIKIHTGDKLFSCKYCCLTFRRKDHLNNHLNTHTGEKPHACKVCQKRFARKHHLTAHMLTHSGEKPHYCKHCHTKFRQKKTLTNHLKIHTGEKPYSCEHCQFKCTTRSYLNIHNRIHTGEKPYTCEHCQCKHSTKSGLNVHMRTHTGEKPYMCKHCHYKCTIKSSLSQHMRIHTGEKPYYCLHCQQTFSNKSNMRNHMKTHIVEKTFSCLYCQQTFSNKSNMRTHMKTHIVEKTFSCEHCQYKCSVKKYLITHMKTHTGGKLKMFAMQTRI; this is encoded by the exons ATGAGGACACATATG cTGGCTTCTCAAGCTGAGGCAAGTTTGTCCACAGACAGTGCTAAAACTATTGTTG GAGCTTCttcacaaataaaacatccAACTAACAAAGACAAAATAGTGCAACGTACCATGATGATGGAAAACAGCACCAACCATAATACAACAAGTGCATTGAATATACAAGGATGTCCAAACATAAAAATCGTGAATGACATAACACATACAAACCCACAAGACATTGATAATAGATCATCTGGTGACTATTATAATTATACAACAACAAAATCTCACAACAATACTCATGGTAGTTTATTTGTCAGATTACATTTCAATGAAAGTGGCGATGAACCTCATTCTTGTAACTTTTGCCGGAAAATATTTGCTACAAAATATCATTTAACCACTCATATGAAGACTCACACTGTTACTAAAGTTCACTCTTGTAATTTGTGCCAGAAACAATTTGCTCAGAAATATGATTTAACTACTCATTTGAAGACTCATACTGTTATAAAACCTCACTCTTGTAAATTTTGCCAGAAACAATTTGCTCAGAAATATGATTTAACTGTTCATATGATGACTCATACTGGTGAGAAACCTTTTAGTTGCAATATTTGCTACAGGAAATTTGGTTATAAACATTGCTTAATAAtacacatgaggactcacactggcgagaaACCTTACACTTGCAACTTTTGCAAGAGGGAATTTGCACATAAACAAAATCTAACTACTCATATAAAGATTCACACAGGAGATAAACTATTTTCTTGCAAGTATTGCTGCCTAACTTTTAGACGAAAAgatcatttaaataatcatcTGAACACTCACACAGGCGAGAAGCCTCACGCTTGTAAGGTTTGCCAGAAGAGATTTGCACGAAAACATCATTTGACTGCTCATATGTTGACTCACAGTGGTGAGAAACCACATTATTGTAAACACTGCCACACAAAATTTaggcaaaaaaaaacattaactaATCACCTGAAAATTCACACGGGCGAAAAACCATATTCTTGTGAGCATTGCCAGTTTAAATGTACAACCAGAAGCTATTTAAATATCCACAATAGGATTCACACGGGCGAGAAACCCTATACATGTGAACATTGCCAGTGTAAACATTCAACAAAAAGTGGTTTGAATGTCCACATGAGGACGCATACAGGCGAGAAACCATACATGTGTAAGCATTGCCACTATAAATGTACAATCAAAAGTTCTTTGAGCCAACACATGAGGATTCACACAGGTGAGAAACCTTATTACTGTTTGCATTGCCAGCAAACGTTTTCAAACAAAAGTAATATGAGAAACCACATGAAGACTCACATAGTTGAGAAAACTTTTTCTTGTTTGTATTGCCAGCAAACATTTTCAAACAAAAGTAATATGAGAACCCACATGAAGACTCACATAGTTGAGAAAACTTTTTCTTGTGAACATTGTCAGTATAAATGTTCagttaaaaagtatttaataactCACATGAAGACTCACACTGGTGGGAAACTGAAAATGTTTGCTATGCAAACAAGAATATGA
- the LOC117986778 gene encoding putative methyltransferase C9orf114 produces the protein MFSLPVTLKQPGKSWREINQERKAQKRQRNEEKIIKREKRLALEKEIELKDKVESEVAKKNAEISTVSIAVPGSILENAQSAELRTYLAGQIARAACVFCVDEVIVYDDIGDKINTKKSKLEEADGVTVARRSCVQLARILQYLECPQYLRKHFFPLHKDLEFAGLLNPLDAPHHLRQSNDFKFREGITMNKKVKPGRGSRVNVGLLQDVSTDKLLNAGIRVTVKMMPTTEGSKKLKGKIVSLSTPRAETGVYWGYTVRIVNSLSQLFTQCPYKDGYDLTIGTSDRGTPIDDLPHKGVNYNHALIVFGGLHGIEAALESDEQLQVDDSSLLFNHYVNVLPSQGSRTIRTEEAILIAMSSLRTKLKANNEPMKFIETGIAVSSTFPTSKTDLSSDEKNVDLRRFD, from the exons ATGTTTTCACTACCAGTTACGTTAAAACAACCTGGTAAAAGTTGGCGTGAAATAAACCAAGAACGTAAAGCACAAAAGCGCCAAAGAAACGAGGAAAAGATTATCAAACGTGAGAAGCGGTTAGCTCTTGAAAAGGAAATAGAATTGAAAGATAAAGTAGAAAGTGAGGTAGCGAAAAAGAATGCAGAAATATCTACTGTTAGCATAGCTGTGCCAGGATCAATATTGGAAAACGCTCAATCAGCGGAATTGCGTACCTATTTGGCAGGACAAATTGCTAGAGCTGCATGTGTCTTCTGTGTTGATGAAGTCATCGTATACGATGATATTGGTGATAAGATAAACACGAAAAAGTCCAAATTAGAGGAGGCTGATGGTGTAACAGTGGCACGCAGAAGTTGTGTCCAACTGGCAAGAATATTGCAGTACCTAGAGTGCCCACAGTACTTGAGAAAACATTTTTTCCCATTGCATAAAGATCTCGAGTTTGCTGGCCTTCTCAACCCACTTGATGCACCACACCATTTGCGGCAGTCTAATGATTTCAAATTCag GGAAGGTATTACTATGAATAAAAAGGTGAAGCCTGGACGTGGTTCTCGGGTCAATGTGGGATTATTGCAGGATGTATCTACTGATAAATTGTTAAACGCTGGAATCAGAGTAACAGTTAAAATGATGCCTACTACAGAGGGTAGCAAAAAGTTAAAAGGGAAGATTGTCAGCTTGTCAACTCCAAGAGCTGAAACAGGAGTGTACTGGGGCTATACTGTGAGAATTGTAAACAGTTTGAGTCAATTATTTACACAATGCCCTTACAAAGATGG GTATGATTTAACTATAGGAACATCTGACAGGGGCACTCCAATAGATGATTTGCCACATAAAGGAGTTAATTACAATCACGCTCTAATAGTTTTTGGAGGTCTGCATGGTATAGAGGCAGCTCTAGAAAGTGATGAACAGTTACAAGTTGATGATTCTTCACTACTTTTCAACCACTATGTAAATGTTTTGCCAAGCCAGGGCTCGAGGACTATTCGAACAGAGGAAGCCATCCTCATAGCTATGTCAAGCCTGAGAACAAAATTAAAAGCAAACAATGAACCTATGAAATTTATAGAGACTGGGATAGCTGTCAGTTCAACATTCCCAACATCAAAAACAGACTTATCAAGCGATGAAAAAAATGTAGATTTAAGAAGATTTGATTAA
- the Rpe gene encoding ribulose-phosphate 3-epimerase, whose protein sequence is MTRHLKALIGPSILNADLSKLHEESQKLLDNGADYLHLDVMDGHFVPNLTFGHPVVKCLRSKIKDVFFETHMMVSKPEQWIVPMADAGVNQYTFHIEPVNNVEDVCRKIKEHGMKVGVAIKPGTPVSEVEKYINISDMVLIMTVEPGFGGQKFMENQMEKVKYLREHYPLLDIEVDGGVGPSTIHCCANAGANMIVSGTAVIGASDQSATIKLLRDAVQSVIDKKLFKQ, encoded by the exons atgactCGTCACTTAAAAGCTTTAATTGGACCTAGTATTCTTAATGCAGACTTATCGAAGTTGCACGAAGAATCTCAAAAACTTTTGGATAATGGAGCAGATTATTTACATTTAGACGTTATGGATGGTCATTTTGTTCCCAATCTTACATTTGGTCATCCTGTAGTGAAATGCCTTCGTAGTAAAATAAAGGATGTCTTTTTTGAAACCCATATGATGGTATCAAAACCAGAGCAG TGGATAGTCCCTATGGCTGATGCAGGTGTCAATCAATATACTTTTCATATTGAACCAGTAAATAATGTTGAAGATGTATGCAGAAAAATAAAGGAACATGGTATGAAG GTTGGAGTGGCAATTAAACCTGGTACACCTGTATCAGAAGTGGAGAAATACATTAACATATCAGACATGGTGCTTATAATGACAGTAGAACCTGGTTTCGGAGGACAGAAGTTTATGGAAAATCAGATGGAGAAAGTAAAGTACCTTAGGGAACATTATCCTTTGCTTGATATTGAAGTAGATGGTGGAGTAGGGCCTTCAACAATACATTGTTGTGCTAat GCGGGGGCTAACATGATTGTATCTGGAACAGCTGTTATTGGAGCTTCAGATCAATCTGCAACAATTAAACTTCTGAGGGACGCAGTACAAAGTgttattgataaaaaattatttaaacaataa
- the LOC117986777 gene encoding uncharacterized protein isoform X1 yields MLMINNKIFVAFISILFWCWINYSQCEIINKYCSSEFCDNSKQHIMCKFQSPGPAGDCLNYGKLIKNKEEKQNVLDRVNGRRNKVASGEIRSLPPAENMLKLEWSDELEVFAQRLADQCISDVSRSTDWCHDLANTSVGQAIGTIYGDAPGLTAPTLVDLWYMELLNINATYLPRYTPSSLTPLQHLDYFTQLIWAESSKVGCGGVKFKEINMESKEKRNRTVYRLICNFAPSGNIIGQAVYTDGVPCSRCPYDGHCDSEYKYLCSSYSHTTVMTRTNRNDNFQLTKAYNHNIFNRTNLNNFAKVTEEAKNTEVTESTKSNENQNITIPDSTADYETSFDILSHLFDLTSTHSSSNLKPTTLSCKDVLAVDEFIELLKNKLNNDQSLKDLLISTSNASTPDPSFTDRTVAAIVNQLYSKKETTTISKSTHEESINSTLLADLVEAVIFRHSDKFSTAEGTSQYSQIAPNVSPIKIKAELAEIQENTEFTGHFFFPEEEEKQPETTEIYDDLESLQISEISLEIDDLKKNRETKDFLDEILELDFMTESGIIISNPHVPDNNNNGTIIF; encoded by the exons atgttaatgattaataataaaatatttgtagcatttatttcaattttattttggtGCTGGATAAATTACTCTcaatgtgaaataataaataaatattgtagtTCGGAATTCTGTGATAACTCAAAACAACACATAATGTGTAAATTTCAG TCTCCAGGTCCCGCAGGCGACTGTTTAAACTacggaaaattaataaaaaacaaagagGAAAAACAAAATGTCTTAGACAGAGTAAACGGTCGAAGAAATAAAGTTGCGTCAGGCGAGATTCGTTCTTTGCCCCCTGCAGAGAATATGCTGAAattg GAATGGAGCGACGAATTAGAAGTCTTTGCACAAAGGTTGGCAGATCAGTGTATTAGCGATGTCTCTCGTTCAACTGATTGGTGTCACGATCTGG CAAATACTTCCGTGGGTCAAGCCATAGGCACGATCTATGGCGATGCGCCTGGACTAACTGCCCCTACGCTCGTGGATTTGTGGTACATGGAATTACTCAACATTAATGCGACCTACTTGCCTCGATACACACC ATCGTCATTGACTCCTTTGCAGCATTTGGATTATTTTACACAGCTAATATGGGCGGAATCTTCAAAGGTTGGCTGTGGAGGTGTTAAATTTAAG GAAATAAACATGGAATCAAAGGAGAAGAGAAATAGGACTGTTTATAGATTAATTTGTAACTTTGCTCCAAGTGGTAACATCATAGGACAAGCTGTTTACACTGACGGCGTACCCTGCTCCCGATGCCCTTACGATGGCCATTGCGATTCAGAATACAAATATTTATGCT CTTCATATTCGCATACAACCGTAATGACTCGAACGAATCGTAATGATAACTTTCAACTAACCAAAGCATATAAccacaatatttttaatagaaccAATTTAAATAACTTTGCTAAAGTAACTGAGGAAGCTAAGAATACTGAAGTCACGGAAAGTACCAAATCAAATGAGAATCAAAATATAACAATTCCAGATTCGACCGCTGATTATGAAACTAGTTTTGACATCTTATCTCATTTATTTGATCTTACATCGACTCACAGTTCATCCAATTTAAAACCAACGACTTTGTCATGCAAAGATGTCTTGGCAGTTGACGAGTTTATAGAGTTATTGAAAAACAAGTTGAATAATGATCAATCATTAAAGGATTTATTAATATCAACTTCTAATGCCTCAACTCCAGACCCTAGTTTTACTGACAGAACTGTGGCTGCTATTGTTAATCAACTTTATAGTAAAAAAGAAACAACTACGATAAGTAAGTCAACACACGAGGAGAGTATAAACTCAACTCTACTCGCTGATTTAGTAGAGGCTGTTATCTTTAGACACAGTG ATAAATTTTCAACTGCTGAAGGTACAAGTCAATATTCACAAATTGCTCCGAATGTTAgccctattaaaataaaagcggAGCTTGCTGAAATCCAGGAAAATACTGAATTTACTGGACATTTCTTTTTCCCAGAGGAGGAAGAAAAACAACCCGAAACCACAGAAATTTATGATGATTTAGAAAGCTTACAAATTTCTGAAATATCTTTAGAAATTGatgatttaaagaaaaatagagAAACAAAAGACTTTTTAGATGAAATTCTTGAACTGGACTTCATGACAGAAAGCggtataataattagtaatccCCATGTTCCGGATAACAACAACAACGgtacaattattttttga
- the LOC117986777 gene encoding uncharacterized protein isoform X2, which yields MLKLEWSDELEVFAQRLADQCISDVSRSTDWCHDLANTSVGQAIGTIYGDAPGLTAPTLVDLWYMELLNINATYLPRYTPSSLTPLQHLDYFTQLIWAESSKVGCGGVKFKEINMESKEKRNRTVYRLICNFAPSGNIIGQAVYTDGVPCSRCPYDGHCDSEYKYLCSSYSHTTVMTRTNRNDNFQLTKAYNHNIFNRTNLNNFAKVTEEAKNTEVTESTKSNENQNITIPDSTADYETSFDILSHLFDLTSTHSSSNLKPTTLSCKDVLAVDEFIELLKNKLNNDQSLKDLLISTSNASTPDPSFTDRTVAAIVNQLYSKKETTTISKSTHEESINSTLLADLVEAVIFRHSDKFSTAEGTSQYSQIAPNVSPIKIKAELAEIQENTEFTGHFFFPEEEEKQPETTEIYDDLESLQISEISLEIDDLKKNRETKDFLDEILELDFMTESGIIISNPHVPDNNNNGTIIF from the exons ATGCTGAAattg GAATGGAGCGACGAATTAGAAGTCTTTGCACAAAGGTTGGCAGATCAGTGTATTAGCGATGTCTCTCGTTCAACTGATTGGTGTCACGATCTGG CAAATACTTCCGTGGGTCAAGCCATAGGCACGATCTATGGCGATGCGCCTGGACTAACTGCCCCTACGCTCGTGGATTTGTGGTACATGGAATTACTCAACATTAATGCGACCTACTTGCCTCGATACACACC ATCGTCATTGACTCCTTTGCAGCATTTGGATTATTTTACACAGCTAATATGGGCGGAATCTTCAAAGGTTGGCTGTGGAGGTGTTAAATTTAAG GAAATAAACATGGAATCAAAGGAGAAGAGAAATAGGACTGTTTATAGATTAATTTGTAACTTTGCTCCAAGTGGTAACATCATAGGACAAGCTGTTTACACTGACGGCGTACCCTGCTCCCGATGCCCTTACGATGGCCATTGCGATTCAGAATACAAATATTTATGCT CTTCATATTCGCATACAACCGTAATGACTCGAACGAATCGTAATGATAACTTTCAACTAACCAAAGCATATAAccacaatatttttaatagaaccAATTTAAATAACTTTGCTAAAGTAACTGAGGAAGCTAAGAATACTGAAGTCACGGAAAGTACCAAATCAAATGAGAATCAAAATATAACAATTCCAGATTCGACCGCTGATTATGAAACTAGTTTTGACATCTTATCTCATTTATTTGATCTTACATCGACTCACAGTTCATCCAATTTAAAACCAACGACTTTGTCATGCAAAGATGTCTTGGCAGTTGACGAGTTTATAGAGTTATTGAAAAACAAGTTGAATAATGATCAATCATTAAAGGATTTATTAATATCAACTTCTAATGCCTCAACTCCAGACCCTAGTTTTACTGACAGAACTGTGGCTGCTATTGTTAATCAACTTTATAGTAAAAAAGAAACAACTACGATAAGTAAGTCAACACACGAGGAGAGTATAAACTCAACTCTACTCGCTGATTTAGTAGAGGCTGTTATCTTTAGACACAGTG ATAAATTTTCAACTGCTGAAGGTACAAGTCAATATTCACAAATTGCTCCGAATGTTAgccctattaaaataaaagcggAGCTTGCTGAAATCCAGGAAAATACTGAATTTACTGGACATTTCTTTTTCCCAGAGGAGGAAGAAAAACAACCCGAAACCACAGAAATTTATGATGATTTAGAAAGCTTACAAATTTCTGAAATATCTTTAGAAATTGatgatttaaagaaaaatagagAAACAAAAGACTTTTTAGATGAAATTCTTGAACTGGACTTCATGACAGAAAGCggtataataattagtaatccCCATGTTCCGGATAACAACAACAACGgtacaattattttttga
- the LOC138403137 gene encoding uncharacterized protein: protein RKRRVAEEQENFKPFWQMDEYENQNRPQLKSMRYTTLSNNKKTKNIRTRKRPKTTMKTEPITVTYKERTNNGKRVTEKYLSFDELMHLRKNTAEDFGGRRYYDEKQVLRESNTSTTVREMTTTESTSTIEDTVQYSFNTPYIRMKYCTRKLTCTWTAASLTDSAGSIIQGGGGNAIGGSRTPPGYVEGCTRTSTCTRDYMHRNKMATLPIETTSPEPEPGDDEDYCERRSLNRRSNSNLKQGNQTIFFFENVPNLNKSLFEAFNNCFCYGRNFRTKRQDSNQNDSISRYINLKRESKNNIKYETDLLLYGDLYYYVVRKIIEMWKIANSSYFHEKCFSNGVSKIIHCNLFLKFSMVLILYFHRFLYTLINF from the coding sequence AGAAAAAGAAGAGTAGCAGAAGAACAAGAAAACTTTAAGCCATTTTGGCAAATGGATGAGTACGAAAACCAAAATCGACCACAGTTAAAATCTATGAGATATACCacattatcaaataataaaaaaacaaaaaatataagaaCGAGAAAAAGACCTAAAACTACTATGAAAACGGAACCCATAACAGTAACTTATAAAGAACGGACAAATAATGGTAAGCGAGttactgaaaaatatttatcatttgATGAACTTATGCATCTCAGGAAAAATACTGCAGAGGATTTTGGTGGTCGACGTTATTATGACGAAAAACAAGTTTTAAGAGAATCTAATACGTCAACAACCGTTCGTGAAATGACTACAACTGAAAGTACATCAACAATAGAAGACACAGTGCAGTACTCTTTTAACACACCCTATATCCGTATGAAATACTGTACTCGTAAATTAACTTGTACTTGGACTGCTGCATCGTTAACCGATAGTGCGGGCAGTATAATTCAGGGAGGAGGTGGAAATGCAATTGGTGGTTCTCGGACACCTCCTGGCTATGTAGAGGGTTGTACACGCACTTCTACGTGTACTCGAGATTATATGCACAGAAATAAGATGGCAACGTTACCTATTGAAACAACAAGCCCTGAACCTGAACCCGGTGATGACGAAGACTATTGTGAACGTCGTTCCCTGAACAGACGTTCCAACAGTAATTTGAAACAAGGCaatcaaacaatttttttttttgaaaatgtacCAAATCTAAACAAATCTTTATTTGAAGCTTTCAACAATTGCTTTTGCTACGGTAGAAATTTCAGAACTAAAAGACAAGATTCTAATCAGAATGATTCAATATCAAGATATATAAATCTAAAAagagaaagtaaaaataacattaaatatgaaactgatttattattatacggCGATTTGTACTATTACGTAGTAAGGAAAATAATTGAGATGTGGAAAATTGCAAACAGTTCATATTTTCATGAGAAATGTTTTTCTAATGGTGTTAGCAAAATAATACATTGtaatttattcttaaaattttcaatggttttaatattatattttcatagatttttgtatacactaattaatttttag